The following DNA comes from Equus caballus isolate H_3958 breed thoroughbred chromosome 15, TB-T2T, whole genome shotgun sequence.
GGGCTAAGGAACAGAGCATGGCAGACATCTCCATTTTGATATTTACTCTGTGTGTAAATATCAATTCAGTTCTTAATGTCTGTGATTCTATGACGTATCCTaatcttccatttcttcagaACGGTCTCAGATGAAGGGACTACTGTTGAGAGATGTAGGGTGACCCCACGATTGGCTTAGACTCTTGACTAACTGAAAACTGTGTCACAGGTGAAACCGTGAGGCAAATAGGCTATTTCTGAAATATGTGTGGCTCTTTAGGGCTTAGTTTGATTGAGACTTGTCTTAGTTTCCTATGACTGCTCTAACAAATgatcacaaacttggtggcttaaaacaacacacatttattctcttagtTCTGGAGGCGAAAAGTCTGAAAGGAGTCTCACCAGGcgaaagtcaaggtgttggcagggccgtgctcctgTGGAGGCTCCCATCCTGCGACCTGCGTTCATGGTTACCTGAGTCACCCCAGCCGCACAGGTCTGCTCAGTGTTACCTGAATAGGCTTTTGCACTCTATGCTCTCTACTACGATTTCTACCTGAAATTCCTTtcaacgtttttttttttttaacagctttattgaaatataattcatataccatacaattcacccatttaaagtatacagttcagtggcatttagtatattcagagtagtgcaaccatcactacaagcaactttaaaacatttttgtcagCTCACAAAGAAACCCAGTGCCCATTAGTAGTGATTCTCATCCTCCGCCACCtctaagcaaccactagtctactttctgtctctacagatatgcccattctggacattttatttaaatggaatcacaccATCTGTgatctttttcacttaatatattttcaaggttcatccatgttgtaatatGGGATcggtaattcattcctttttattgcaaataatattcaattatatggatatatcacattttttattcaacagttgatggacatttgggttgtttctactttcctgctattatgaacaatgctacTATGAATATTCGTGTACAAGTGTCACGTGgacatatttccatttctctcgTGTGTACACCTAGCAGTGGAAATGCTGAGTCATACTGTAACTCCTTCCTCCTAACTTTGCATATCAAAGTTATGTTCGGAACTCAGATTCAGTGCTACTTCTATAGTGTTCTGCCATCTCACACTCAGAACGAAACTCCCCTCTAGTACTCCCAGTGTTGAGTGCCTCAGTATTGCGCTTACCAGTTTGCCCTGGAGCTGTTATTCCTGCGTGGCTGTTCTCCTCCTACTGTGAATTTCTGGAAAGCAGGGACAGGCTCTCATTTTTGTCTGTCCCAAGACAGCGACTGTACCGCCCTGCATAAAGCAGGAACTCTGTAAGTCCTTTCGAACGGGTGGGTAATACAAGTGTTAAGAATTTCATGTGCTTGATTCTATAAAATGtgtttaatattaaataataataatgttcacTTTCAAATTTCAACAattaaatgtttgtcaaataaCATTTAAAGTAAAGGTGTATAAGGTAAACCAGTTTGGTacattaaagtctattttattttaaattttagaagctccagttttttttatttataattaggaaaatgaaacACTTTAGAAATTTGAGACAGAACTTTGAAAATAAGCATagcacaataaaaacaaaaatacatgagaacatgttaaaatttactgtttcaaatttcacataaatgttctaaagtaaatttaaagattcttttcaacattttcattttcattattgtcaagttataaaattataaaagccctttatgaaaaaaataagtttttactCATATGGAAAGCCTGTATTTTTAACCGTCAGTGGGTAAGAATGGAGGGACGTCTCTCACTCCCCAAGGCAGGCGTCGTTCTACCGCTTGGCCTGGAAATGCGAACTGCAGCTCTGGTGGAGTCATGGGTTCCATCAATTCCTATGTTCCAGCATAATTGttcacatattcaaaatattgtagGCCACTGGGGAGGTGGTAGGTTGTCTCCATAGTCagtaagaggagaaaaagaagccagTTCCTAATTCTGTTCTCTCTGAAACAGTTCATGTGGCTTTgggactgactgactgaatgtcAGTATGTTGGCTGAAATGACAGGTAAGGATTTGACTGTAATTCCAAGGGAAAAATGTACTCCTTTGTTTTAGCTATTAAtacaattttactatttttaaatgaaaaaagtaaatattgaggctggccccgtggccaagtggttaaagttccatgtgctctgcttcggcagcccaggttcgtgggttcagatcccaggtgcggacttcCTCCACCCATCATCCATGTGGAGGCATGCCACATACAAGAGAGAGGAAGtctggcatggatgttaactcagggcaaatcttcctcaccaaaaaaaagtaaatattaaacagTATTATCCAACTATATAAATgccaatattttatatttctatttatattcataaaaataatgattCATCTTTTGAATGAAGAACAAGCCCAGAAGTTAACGAGGTTAGTGGTTCCAAACTCTGCTGCATCTTACAATCAAAGGTAGTGATGCCCAGGCCACAGTGACCAACtacatcagaatctctgggggtgggagctttgtattatcattttttataGCTCCCCAAGTTAAACTTGAGAACAAGTGAATTAGATCTTATTAGGTCAGAGGCTAATACAAGTTGTACTATTGATTATCTTAATTTGTGCACGTGTAGGTTATCTTTTGCTTTGTTCTCGTGTATGCTGCTTCTATTAAAAGGAAGAATGTGATCTCTTGCTCAGTGCTCTGAAAGATGAGCTGTAAAACTGTACAGGTGTGGTTACAACTCCATCTGAGAACAGGACTGCTCTACGTTTAACCTATAGCACTAGCTCTCATCTACAAGTGCTTACCAAAATCACTAGGGAGGCACCTGAGCTTGTGAACTTTGAAAAAAGTTCATGATTTTGATACCTAACCTTGAGTGGAGCTCTTTAGAGCTGTGCCACGTTATGTCCTTAGCTGTAGTTGATTAAATTACAGGAAAGCAGATTTCAGcgtaagagagaaaaataactttaaaaatcacttagTGGTACCCAGCAATGGAATGCTCCATTTTAAGGCAGTGAGCTCTCTGGGTAAATATATTCCTGGAGGAATACAGGCAGAGGTTGGATTACCACCTGCTAGGACTGTTGGCAAGGGGCTCCCAAATTCAGTAACTAGTTGGATCACCTGGTATTTAAGGTTACCCCAACTGTTAAGTTTCTTTAGCCACAATGTGCAATAGATCACTTACAATGGATATACACATTGCCATGAAAACTCACTATTTTACCAGAagtatcataattatttttgtttctaaaacaaCTTGATTAGAATTAAGTAGTGTTGATTGCCTTGGACATCAGTCTTACTGAGGGGAAtacttttccccttctcctcatGCTTGCGTGGAACGGAGGGAACTTCCTCTTGCTCCTTAGGAGAGAGAAGTGTGGAAAGCAGCTCTGTGAACCCTCATTCATTCCCTCTCAACAGAGAGGTGTCTTAACGGATGAGTGATTTTGGGAGAAGGAACTGAGCATGGGTGGCCCAGCCCGTGGTGGGTGTCAGAGCTCCCTGGTCTCAGAATGCAAAGCTGGGCTCTGTCCCTGCAAGGCAGAGGTCTGCAGATCCCTCTGCCCAGGGAGATACATTAGGGAGCCTCACTGGAGAACAAGTCAACCTTGGTCTCTAGTTCAGCTTCATCGATAATAAAGCTGATAGCTTGCATCTCTCTAACTCCCATGTCTTATTTCTCACTCTTTTCTGAAGTGAAGAGGGGAATAAGAGAGTTACCTGTTGATGTCCTTAAACCCCATAAGCATCACAATGGAGTCATAAATGGTAATTTCCCATGTCTATGATACTTGTGTTCTGAAATAGCATTCCACTATTTGTTTGAAGTCAGTGAACAAAGTGTTTCCAAagtacaaaaagaacaaaacatacaAAGCCCCTCTTTCTTTACTGGCATCAAAAATTGGGGAATTCTAACAGCTCAATTGTCTATCTTTAGGAAACAATAACATTTTCCAAGTTTCTACTTTATTGAGAATAATCTCAGTCGTGATCTGCCGAAGTTGGTCCTGGGCAATTTGAAGACAGGTCTTCTTTATCTGTAATTTAtgtgataaaaatgaaagattaatACAAGTTATATAGTAAACTattctagaaaattatttcaacataacatatttttttagttgtgtttGCTGCTTACTCTGCTAAACAAaccaggaaaagataaaaaaaataacaaccaaAATTCTTCACTCTCAAGTACAAAGTCCTTCAATTCAAGTTTAGCCTAGCCAGCTTCAGCAACTGTGTTAAAAGGGAAAGCCGTGGCTCTACAAGACATCTGGCAAGTTTTAAACCGTTTCTTTccttacaatgaaaaaaaaaaaaatggagtggaTTTCAACATTCTGATTTTTATGGTTCAGGGACAATATTCTAACTACATAAAAATTAGTCCTAAAAACTTAATATTTCCTTCAAGTATCTTTAGGTGaagaaagaatctttaaaaatcatgaaaaaaaattcatcatcCTCAAGTGATtaggaaattctttcttttgaaatagaACTGAAAAACTCCCTTCTACACATTCAGTTTCTGAAAAGTTAAAAACACCTTTAGTAAGGCCTCAATTATTTCTATAACCACTATTTCTTTAAGACATTAATCCTGCTTGACATTTAGATGGAATAAGAAATTTCCATTGTCTACTGGAAATGTGATTTTTACAAAAAGACCaaagttaaaaatcaaaaagcacttgtgtacaatatttttaaaaagtatacagtATCTTGTTACCTTCATAGGCTGTTCCACACCAAATACAATACAGATGCTCTTCTCTTAAATAACTtgttaatatttgtaatttttccagTACCTAGATAGAGGACACAAGCATATTAATAACTCACACTGAACAGAATCTTGGTTTTCTGATCTCCTGGATCAAACTAAATTAGCCCAGGGCAGTAAATGTTTGCTACACTCTCAACCACTTAGGAGAGAGGCCAAGGGCAGAATATATGAGAACATGTCCCAGTTTACAAGCCACCCTGATGTTTTCACAAGTCTGCCAGAAACAACAGAAACCACTTGCTAACATTTAGAAAATAGGCTTTGGCTGGCTCTTTTATAATCAGCATCCTGCAAAGACCCCTTCTACTTTCAAAGAATCTACCTCCCCTAGATGGGATGAGGTGCTTCTCTTTGCCATTAAAGTTCTCATCAGTGGTCTCCCAGTTTAGTGGAACATAGGTTTTTCAAACTGTAAATGTTTCCCACAACATTCTTATATACATGTAACCACAGAAATGTGTATTCCTTTCTTGAATAATCTCCCTTCCTCTGCATCgtgtttttttgctttatttacgGGTGGAGGAGAGAGGTACTCATTAGAATCATTTCCAGAAGTTTAACAGGAAACAAGGTCAAAACTAAAGTAATTTCCATTTGTAGGTAATCCATCATCCAAACCTAAGCTGAGGTGAGAGGGTAAATTgaaactaaagggaaaaattatatGAAGCTTTGATTTGGCGTTAATAACATAAACCTATAATGCGGTGGTTTTGAACTAGGGGTGATTTTTCCCTCAGGGGACATTtaacaatgtctggagacatttctggttgtcacaagGGGGAAGTGaaactggcatctggtgggtggaggccaggaatGCTCCTAGACATCTTACAGCGCACAGAACAGCACCCCACGACAAGTTACCCAGTTCAAAACGTTAATGGTGCCACGGCTGAGACACCCTGCTCAAGGAGCTCGTGCCAAAACATACACTTAAATCTTCACTCGTATATTCATcttcatcttgttctttttcttcctcttcctcttcttcagtcTCCTCAAGCCTCAACCAGTACCATGCCTCCCTGGGAACTTGAATATTCTGAAAATGTAGAATTATTCCCAATTAAACATAGCTAAACATAAGACTATCACAAGCATGTTCATGTCAACAAGTATTCAATCtttcaattaaatatttactgagtgctgcTTCAAGAGGAAAGCACTGTACTATGAACTCTGGGGATGCAAAACCCAATTAGAACATTGTGTCTAAGTTGCTGGCAGTCTGGTACGGAAAATAAGCTATGGGTATAAATAGCTTAATGggtataaaataatacatataagctagaaaatcttttttttttttaaattaattttttgaggaagattagccctgagctaacatctgccgtcaatcctcctctttttgctgaggaagactggccctgagctaaaatctgtgcccatcttcctctactttatatttgagatgcctgccacagcatggcttgacaagcagtgtataggtccacacccgggatccgaaccggcgaaccccaggccaccaaagcagaagatgctaacttaacctctgcgccactgggccggccccaagctaGGAAATCTTAAGTGTTATGACACACATTCAAAATTAAGTGctatgaaaatagagaaaagtgagAGATTGCTTCCAGCAATCTATTTATATATGAGGgaaattttacaaacatttttggGACTTTAAATGGAGTCATTTTAATTTGATGGTACttgaaacatcaaaataaaaaataaaagtaatttttaaaaaatgtttttaagaaatgttcAAATGAAATAGATAGTATTCTACTATGATTTTACTAGTTAGACACACAGGAGATACTAAATATGGACTGAAAATAGGCTATTCTGGCTAATCAAATATTCTGGTGAACAGAATTTCCACACATACTAGCTCTGAGCAATTAATATTCAAATAAGCAGAGaacaattaaatgtaaaaatattactGAACCCTTATTGGATAATTCAGACTATACAGGTTCTTGCAGTAATCAAGTCATTATTGTATCAACTATCATAGATCAGTAGTGCATGTTAAATAAGAGCTTTAATGGGTAGAAGGCTAGATATACCAGAtttggagttctttttttttttttttttgatatacaCATGGCAAATCACACTGGGTGCCAAAACACTTTACCAAACTGAAAACAGGTGAAAGGCTTGCCTTCTGAGTATCCAACTGTTGACAGGCTCGCTGGCTTCTTCTAAGATCTCCTTCTAGCTTCATTTCATCTTGCTTACTTTTAAGTCTCATTCtaattgaaagaaaaagtcatataCTAAAGGTCTatatcctctttatccattttaGAAGCTGAAGTGCCAGAAAACATACCACAAAAACAGCTCAAAGTTTTACCGAAATTGTTCTGCAGCTTTTTCTTCAGCTTGATTTTTCATGTGAATCTTTCTTCTGTAGCTTTCTaatttttcctctgctttccGTTTTAATAATGCCTCATGCCCAAGGCCACTTTTCCCTGTTCAAACAGATAACGCTGATGAGAAACTTACTTATACTTCAAAACTTGACaacttaaatatttacaaattgaaTGCAATTCTAATTTGAATACAATCCCTCAAAATCAATTGGAAAGAATGACAGGAAAAACACactagagatttttttaaaagacccaaACACACAATTTGATGTTTACAAAGATCATCTGTCTGATCTAATAAGATAGTAGTAATActatacagatttttttaaatcaggaaaatAGTATCAACTGTCATACTTTCATATAAATATGATgaacaaataaaacatattttttctcttgcaTTCATCTGAAGTAttaagaaaaacacaatggataaATCTGTCTCAGAATACTTTTAGGatattttaatgggaaaaaatagctttttgttttcaataattacaataatttctCCCCATATTTatgacttaaattttattttatattcactaaaacttacttttatttttagtttataagGTTTAGAAGTTTAACTAACAAACATTTTATTGAGGGCTTCCTATGATAAGAACTGTAAGAGTACCaccataaaaaaaatatttattgagcaaatataTGTGATAGATCTAAGTATAAGTTATTATTACTGGTAAATATGCTAAAAAATACATACCTGTTTTGACGTTGAGAGGAATTGGTTCAACAATACCATCTcctaaaaaagagaacaaaatacaAACTACTTCAGAAATTCTTCCTCAAACGACAGGTAAGCATAGCATGCAACTTTACAATGTTCTATACATATCCCCTCCAGTTTTTATGGTATTCAGAACTGAAAGCTGAACATCAATACTCTATAAGCAGCTACCTCCCTTGCCTTCAAATACCTAGTCCTCAATAAGGCTGACCCATGGCCTCTTATGCCACCCGAAGGCAGAGTTTTAAACACTGATAGACGTCTAAGAGAGCGACAGCCTTGCTAAGTGAAGTTCAAAGCCATCACcataaaggagagaagaaaagaaaaacagctgacAGAAACTACTATAAATATACGGCCTTTACATCTTAACAGTCTCACTTCCTAAACAGAGGTGAGAAGTGAGCTTCTCCAACTGGGTGGTCATTCAGGCAGCCGCCACAGGTCCAGAGCAAGCAGGGCAGAGTGCCGACATCATCTTCAATGTTGCTTCTCTATCCTCTGACCATTGTATTTCTCAACCCTTCACTTGTCACCACTCTTAGCTGCTGCCTCCATTGTAAGCCTCGTCCATTCCACTTGTTAAAGCCTTCAAGGCTGAGCTGGGCTGATAAGCAGCTCTTGACGGCACATGGCTGTCTAAAGCGGATGTGGGAAGATGAAAGTTCTCTGTAAAGTTTGTTAGTACGTAAGAGACTAGGAAGCTTaagttgttttaatttctgtgtagatgGATACAGATTAAAGAGTCGTCACTGGTACACATCAATACATCACCATCTGGTGGTTAGGAACAGCTGTTTATTTCCAGATGTGACTCACCACTCTTGCCAAGGGCCTGACCACTTTTATATCCCATCTTTTGGAGCAAAGCAAACCCTTTGTTTTCACAGCCTAGGGCATTCTTCAACCCAACGTCACGTCTTTCTTGCTCTTCTTCTTTTAAACTCTTCTGCCTGTTTTTCAAATTAGCTTCctgttgcttttcttcttttctacggGCTTCTCGGATTTGCCTCAGCATTGGCAATCCTGGTCTGATATCTTCTCTGAAGAATAAGGGAAAAAGTTATTCTAGATGAGTACATGAAGTTTTCTCATAACTTTGCTACTTACTCACTTGACACAATATTTCAGCACTACCTTTATGATCAACTTTGTTATCCTTGATATTAGAACATAATCAGTGGCCTCTGAGAATGGCTGCTTTAGTAAAAATGATGAAGGCTGGTGTCAGATTGTAGGAAACTACAGAAAGTATAGAGTTGAAGTTAGAAATAGTAAGTCCAAACTAATTTTTCCAGGAAGTTGGCAACAATAAAGAGCCAAGCTGAATGGTAGCTAGAAGAGACAATAcgatgaaataaaggaaaagagtaaaTTTCCTTGGAAGAGGGGAATAAAAAAGATGAAGGGCAGAAGTAAAACGCTTAGCATTAAAAGGGAAGAAGAGGCTCCTAGTATCTTTGTATTGACACGCAGGTGGTGTGCATAAAGCAGTAAGACTAACTTTCCAAGCTCACACTTAAAATCAGTATCATTGCTCAAGAGTCTACCTTATTGTCTTACACATGCCCTTACATGAGGTGTACACATTTACTTACTGGACATTAATGAAGACGTCAGACATATAGTCGTCGTCTTCTGCCATGTTCAACTTCATATGGCAACAGTATCTACAAAGCAAATAGGATACAGTAACAAGTATTTTTTTAGTTTACCAAAATGGACATAAACTTTTCTGTATCCCCAGCCATGACCTTTCTCTAGAGTGCTACCACATATTCCAGTGCCCTTTGACATCTTTCTCTGTGGCACTCTCAAACTCAACAATCCAAACAACTCATTCTCTTCTACCCCAAACCTCCTTCATCCCCTATATTTCCAAAGTAATGTCACTACTATCTCCCCAATCTAGACCTCTCATAAACCATGTTAATTCTTACTCCATAATATCCCTCGCAGGCATTTTTTTCTATGCGATCACTGCTTTAGTTCGGGCATTTCTTTCTCACCTGAACTATTACAACAGCTTCCTAATTGCTCTCATTACCTTTGGCCTCTCCTCTTCCAATCCATCCTCTACATCTCCTCCagagtggttttttaaaaacctaagtcTGGTCATGTTACTTGCCTGTTTCAAATCCTTCAATAAACTTTACCCTATAGGCAGTGGAGGACCAGTCACTTTAACACTGTAGCAGGAGAGATCCTTCATAATCTGACTCGACTCTCCCTTAGGATTCATTATTCAAGCCACATGGGCTTCTCATTGTCCTCTGAACACACTACCGGCACTTCCTTCCTTCGAGGCCTAGGCTATCCTCCTTCACCAAAACCTGTCCTGACCACTCCAGGCCTCTCCCTACAGCACTTTCTGTTCAACCTGCTCATTTGGAACTTG
Coding sequences within:
- the GPATCH11 gene encoding G patch domain-containing protein 11 isoform X4, with the protein product MTTQLEKLTSHLCLGRDGIVEPIPLNVKTGKSGLGHEALLKRKAEEKLESYRRKIHMKNQAEEKAAEQFRMRLKSKQDEMKLEGDLRRSQRACQQLDTQKNIQVPREAWYWLRLEETEEEEEEEKEQDEDEYTSEDLSVLEKLQILTSYLREEHLYCIWCGTAYEDKEDLSSNCPGPTSADHD
- the GPATCH11 gene encoding G patch domain-containing protein 11 isoform X1, producing MAKKSHSIISRLSCWLHRYCCHMKLNMAEDDDYMSDVFINVQEDIRPGLPMLRQIREARRKEEKQQEANLKNRQKSLKEEEQERRDVGLKNALGCENKGFALLQKMGYKSGQALGKSGDGIVEPIPLNVKTGKSGLGHEALLKRKAEEKLESYRRKIHMKNQAEEKAAEQFRMRLKSKQDEMKLEGDLRRSQRACQQLDTQKNIQVPREAWYWLRLEETEEEEEEEKEQDEDEYTSEDLSVLEKLQILTSYLREEHLYCIWCGTAYEDKEDLSSNCPGPTSADHD
- the GPATCH11 gene encoding G patch domain-containing protein 11 isoform X2, which codes for MKLNMAEDDDYMSDVFINVQEDIRPGLPMLRQIREARRKEEKQQEANLKNRQKSLKEEEQERRDVGLKNALGCENKGFALLQKMGYKSGQALGKSGDGIVEPIPLNVKTGKSGLGHEALLKRKAEEKLESYRRKIHMKNQAEEKAAEQFRMRLKSKQDEMKLEGDLRRSQRACQQLDTQKNIQVPREAWYWLRLEETEEEEEEEKEQDEDEYTSEDLSVLEKLQILTSYLREEHLYCIWCGTAYEDKEDLSSNCPGPTSADHD
- the GPATCH11 gene encoding G patch domain-containing protein 11 isoform X3, with the translated sequence MPRLSHSSRQETRGQRVRRRLVLRKRTNHVLLAPPAVDFVLIPHRETPAGAEAQKSCAGDGIVEPIPLNVKTGKSGLGHEALLKRKAEEKLESYRRKIHMKNQAEEKAAEQFRMRLKSKQDEMKLEGDLRRSQRACQQLDTQKNIQVPREAWYWLRLEETEEEEEEEKEQDEDEYTSEDLSVLEKLQILTSYLREEHLYCIWCGTAYEDKEDLSSNCPGPTSADHD